The DNA segment GGCGCTGGTGCCGATGAAGCCGGCGATGGTGTAACGGGCGCGGCGGGCCTTGGCCAGTTCGCGCTGGGTGGCAGCGAGCTGGGTCTGCAACTGGTTGTACTTGGCCATGACCGGTTGCAGGTGGCGGGCACGGTCGAACAGCACGAAGCCCAGCGCACCCACCAGCGTGCCGTCTTCATCGCGCAGGGGAATGCGGGTGACCACGAAGTGCTCGTCGCCGAAGGCCATCAGGTCGAGCATGCTCGGCTGGCCGTTCTGCACCACTTCGCGCAGGCGGCTGGCGGGCAGCACCTCTTCGATTTCCTTGCCGAGCACGCTGCGCGGGTCGCGGATGCCGACCTTCTCGGCGTACTTGTCGTTGATCCAGACGATTCGCGCCTGGCGATTCACCGCAATGGTGCCTTCGCACTGGGCGTTGAGGTGGTCGAACAGCAGTGGCATCGCCACTTCGCGGAACCGTTCGGGAGAGACGCCGATGACCAGACCGTTCTGGTCGATGTCTTCGCTGGCGATGGGCATGAAAGGGGCATCCGGCTGAATCATCGGGCAGCGATTATGGCATCGTCCGCGCGCTGTACATCATCGCCAATCGTTACGCCACGTAGGATGCGTAGAGCGGAGCGAAACCCGTCAAGCGGTTGCCCAGTCCGGGCGCTAATCCACCATCTTGATCAGCAGGATGCCCGCGGTAACCACGCAGGCCGCGAGGATGCGGCGGATGCCGAAGGGCTCCTTGAACACCAGGCTGGCGATGATGGCGGCAATGATCACGCTGCTTTCGCGCAGGGCGGCGACCTTGGCCACGTTGTCCAGGGTCATGGCGAACAGCACCAGGCCGTAGGCCACGCAGTAGTTGAAGCCGCCGAACAGGCCGATGCGCCAGTTGTCGCGGGCGAAGCGCAGTACCAGCGGGCCACGGCGCATCCAGGCGAGCAGCGGGATAGTCATGCTCTGCATCAGCGTCAGATACACCACGAACTGCAGCACGTTGTCGGCACGGCGCACACCCTGGGCGTCGATCAGCGTGTAGAGCGCCACGCCGGCCCCCGCCAGCGCTGCGCAACCCAGCGCCTTGAGGGAACTGGATTCCAGGCGGGTGGAGAGCAGGCTGAGGATGCCGACGGAAATCAGCACGATGCCCAGCAGCATGGCGCCGGAAAGGTGTTCGCCGAACAGCAGTCCCACACAGAGCGCTACCAGCAGCGGCGGCAGGCCGCGCACCACCGGGTAGACCTGGCCGAAGTCGCCGTAGTGGTAGGCGCGGATCAGCAGCAGGCGATAGAGCGTGTTCACCACGACCGAAAGACCGATCAGCCCCCAGACCACTAGCGGCGGCGGGCTGACCAGGGGCAGCAGGGCAACGCTGAAGCAGAAGGCCACGCCATCCACCAGGGCCATCGACGAGAGCCGATCACTGCCGGCCTTGATCACCGCGTTCCAGCTGGCGTGCATCAGGGCGGAGAGCAGGACCACCAGGGTGGCGAGGTCGGTGTCAGCGAGCACGGGGGACTCCAGCGGCGGTAGAGCAGGGCGGATGTTGCGTAGCGTGCGGGCTCATCAGTCCATCATTCAAATCGTTTATCGTTATCCGTCGAATAAGTCCTGCTGATGGAATAACCATGAACCTCTTCCAGCTTCGCGCCTTCGATGCGGTGGTCCGCGAGGGCAGCTTCACCCGCGCCGCCGAGCGCCTGTGCATCAGCCAGCCGGCGGTGACCGGGCATATCAAGGCGCTGGAAGAGCACTATCAGGTGCGCCTGCTGCGCCGCTCTGCGCGCCAGGTGGAACCTACCGAGCTGGGTCGCCGCCTGGCCGCCATCAGCCACCCGCTGTTCGCCCTGGCGGAACAGGCCGAGGATCTGCTGAAGACTAGCCAGGCGCTGGAGTCCGGCCGCCTTGACCTCGCCGCGGACAGCCCGCACCTAGTGATGCCACTGCTGGCGAAGATGCGTGAGCGCCATCCCGGCGTGACCATCAACCTGCGTCTGGGCAACACCCAGGAAACCCTTACCGCGCTGAATGGCGAGCGGGTGGACCTGGCGCTGATCAGCGACATGAGCGAGCGCCCCGGCCTGCGCCTGCAACCCATTGGCGAGGCGCGGCTGTGCCTGTTGCTGCCAGCGGCGCACCCGTGGATCGGTACGCGCAATGAGGTGGCCCTGAATGAGCTGCGCGGTGAAGTGCTGTTGCAGCGCGAGCCCGCCTCCCTGACCCGGCGCACCTTCGAAAAGGCCTGCACTGAGCAGGGCCTGGAATTGCGCGCGGCGCTGGAGCTGAACAGCCGCGAAGCGGTGATCGAGGCCGTGGCGGCGGGGCTCGGGGTGAGCATCCTGTACTCGCTGGAAGTGCCCCGTGATCCACGGGTGGCGGCACTGCCACTGAAGGGCGAAGGGCTGGTCAGCCGGCACTACCTGGCGTGCCTGGAGAGCTATGCGGAATTGCGGGTGGTGAGGGCTTTCTTCGAAGTGGCGGCGGATGCCCTCTCCCCCAACCCCTCTCCCTGAAGGGCGAGGGGAGCCATTCTGTGCCGCCTCGAAATCCACAGTCCCGTAGGTTGGTGTAGAGCGAAGCGAAACCCAACGATTCCCGGTTGGGCCGGGCGTTGGGCTTCGCGTAGCTCAGCCACAACCTACAAGAGCCGCCCTCACAGTGTCACGGCCAAACCCGTTCGCCCGCCCCCGGTTCCTCCCGCCACGCCTGCAACGACCGCGTCGGCAGGTCAAAGTACTCCCGCGTGCGGGCATAGCCGTGGCCACCCATGCGGCCGATGGCGTCGAGGCCGAGTTGGTCG comes from the Pseudomonas sp. TCU-HL1 genome and includes:
- a CDS encoding EamA family transporter → MLADTDLATLVVLLSALMHASWNAVIKAGSDRLSSMALVDGVAFCFSVALLPLVSPPPLVVWGLIGLSVVVNTLYRLLLIRAYHYGDFGQVYPVVRGLPPLLVALCVGLLFGEHLSGAMLLGIVLISVGILSLLSTRLESSSLKALGCAALAGAGVALYTLIDAQGVRRADNVLQFVVYLTLMQSMTIPLLAWMRRGPLVLRFARDNWRIGLFGGFNYCVAYGLVLFAMTLDNVAKVAALRESSVIIAAIIASLVFKEPFGIRRILAACVVTAGILLIKMVD
- a CDS encoding LysR substrate-binding domain-containing protein; translation: MNLFQLRAFDAVVREGSFTRAAERLCISQPAVTGHIKALEEHYQVRLLRRSARQVEPTELGRRLAAISHPLFALAEQAEDLLKTSQALESGRLDLAADSPHLVMPLLAKMRERHPGVTINLRLGNTQETLTALNGERVDLALISDMSERPGLRLQPIGEARLCLLLPAAHPWIGTRNEVALNELRGEVLLQREPASLTRRTFEKACTEQGLELRAALELNSREAVIEAVAAGLGVSILYSLEVPRDPRVAALPLKGEGLVSRHYLACLESYAELRVVRAFFEVAADALSPNPSP